One Epinephelus lanceolatus isolate andai-2023 chromosome 17, ASM4190304v1, whole genome shotgun sequence genomic window carries:
- the washc2c gene encoding WASH complex subunit 2 isoform X2, with product MSGLPEGIANGPSRSEHLDKDAQVWERPWTLEEMRQSSANWSLAADSGLFLFLQDFSQRMLSKTHDIEKQLDSLIRDTKATDSCLHSVFNDFLMLSNTQFIENRVYDEELEDAIPKADALDKQPEEKTREQKEAELIPKMQEAVNHGLRVLESAFEHLDIKAGNSDSEDEEVTDRVEAILEPKDLYVDRPLPYLIGSQAFMEQEDVGLGDLSSDEMSVDSDRDSVIESEDGKEEVHSDDDFNQEEDEGHNNIRKKSSMLSYDDDEEEEDEDSDIFGESDRDDDDEDTKNTGSSSFADELAARIKGEPVNKPEGDRASLASKKKSKSRKEPKPAKPQAEEDSDDMFKPPKMDDNDDFSPFGGKSGLFSGGRGLFDDDDEGDLFSEAPKPPVSEEKKVRNESTKSTAQSAESDKPGKKIPAGAVSIFPDNSLFSSGNDSDSVGSKENGTPAPKTKQVPSGAGVGGGGGGLFDDEDEDDDFFSDKSLKKSDSAGQQKPKKAIDLFDEDDEDGDIFSEKYSAPAPAQSKKEVAEEQVKQPEKKMPAGAISMFGPGTQSLLSEGLKKRQPSTSEESEKSEENGPAPDAVKTVVKQPQKPQTRGLFSDDEDTQESPTIPKSHSKPEPTSQGKTSKAPLSLFSDEEEEDLFASAAKSTAKPNTAKASKPQPSKTVSSSLFSDDEDQWLSSNSSVGKPEVKTPGMKPSASAPSSLPSAKISNKSSLFDNDDGDDDDLFAPTTTSSQKKPQRVALLFEDEGDDEDKGSLFGIKPAVNTNTAAPATKSSSLFEKPEEVVVSRTAAEDKSSEQEKPAAKTPVPLPSATSPDISESKKKPAGAVSLFGGINVLANKETKSPLDETGNDDSPPPNVKKEEKKDDKVKTNTVSLFDDEEEDESDWSDPIFTPSKPAASNAVKTSEERPQAKSTGVFQDEELLFSQTQQKDNDPDVDLFATSGKAASSKLSSAKPASQSLFADDDEDDLFSSVKPKAPPPKVAEKPSKPTDKAPLASPEPVSEIQKPAPSPVKPKDSSSRIGKLQANLMINPAALLPGAAPSMPGTISVLPGMAPSSSSGVSSSSLSPSPVTTPVGSQEGVSFDSPVQVTTLQSAHKSRAKGSVQRRPQSRAARQQAAQRSVKDRDETTGGDDTGPNPSLSGSVLPPPGKPSKTSPSPTLTNSAAPATLPASSPSQSSLPESTPRPSVLTLPVSTDAVKKDSSKSNSSSTKVLLSPDEDDLFGSDSLFGVTSVTKTASTRQTTKTAQAQASSGVGLKKDKSTLPSIFDDNTDDLFQKVKPRATTKKAKPSTFLEDDDDDEDIFGVSNSSTPTSTSSKEIGSSFSKQDIFQDEVAAVPKVHKKHKEKTLDASLFDDNIDIFADLTDTSKPKQKSKTKGETKSIFDDDMDDIFSPSTVKPVTKAPHKSKKTPPSQETSTAADSSNIFDDPLNALGGN from the exons ATGAGCGGGTTGCCGGAGGGAATAGCAAATGGCCCAAGCAGAAGTGAACACTTAGACAAAGATGCTCAGGTTTGGGAGAGACCCTGGACTCTTGAAGAGATGCGGCAGAGCAGTGCCAACTGGTCCTTGGCAGCCGACTCTGGG CTTTTCCTGTTTCTCCAAGACTTCTCCCAGAGAATGCTGTCAAAGACACACGATATTGAAAAGCAGTTGGACAGTCTGATCCGTGACACCAAGGCCACAGATAGCTGCTTGCACTCTGTCTTCAATGACTTCCTCATGCTTTCCAATACACAGTTCATAGAAAAT AGAGTGTATGATGAAGAGTTAGAAGATGCTATTCCCAAGGCTGATGCTTTGGATAAGCAGCCTGAG GAGAAGACTCGTGAGCAGAAAGAGGCAGAGCTAATCCCTAAGATGCAGGAAGCTGTAAACCACGGTCTGAGAGTGCTGGAGTCGGCCTTTGAGCATCTGGACATCAAAGCGGGAAACTCTGACTCAGAGGACGAAGAGGTCACAGACAGAGTGGAGGCCATCCTGGAGCCCAAG GATCTTTATGTGGACAGGCCGCTTCCGTATCTGATTGGTTCCCAGGCCTTCATGGAACAAGAGGACGTTGGACTCGGTGACCTCTCAAGTGATG AAATGTCAGTcgacagtgacagagacagcGTCATTGAGAGTGAAGATGGCAAAGAAGAAGTT CATTCAGATGACGACTTTAatcaggaggaggatgaaggtcACAATAATATCAGGAAG AAGTCATCCATGTTGAGTTATgacgatgatgaagaggaggaggatgaggattcTGACATATTTGGAGAATCAGACAGGGATGACGATGATGAGGACACAAAG AACACAGGCTCATCGTCTTTTGCTGATGAGCTGGCAGCCCGAATCAAAGGCGAACCAGTCAACAAACCAGAAGGAGATCGCGCAT CATTGGCATCTAAGAAGAAAAGTAAAAGCAGGAAAGAACCAAAGCCTGCAAAGCCACAGG CTGAAGAGgacagtgatgacatgtttaagCCACCGAAGATGGATGATAATGATGACTTCTCCCCATTTGGAGGGAAAAGTGGCCTCTTCAGTGGAGGGAGAGGCCTGTttgacgatgatgatgag GGCGATCTTTTCTCTGAGGCGCCAAAACCTCCTGTGTCCGAAGAGAAGAAGGTACGAAATGAAAGCACTAAAAGCACAGCTCAATCTGCAG AGTCTGACAAACCGGGAAAGAAGATTCCAGCAGGGGCCGTTTCAATATTTCCAG ATAATAGCCTGTTCAGTTCAGGGAATGACTCTGATTCAGTGGGGAGCAAGGAGAACGGGACTCCAGCCCCTAAGACCAAACAGGTTCCTTCAGGAGCTGGTGTTGGTGGAGGAGGCGGTGGGCTGtttgatgatgaggatgaggatgatgatttCTTCAGTGATAAAAGCCTGAAAAAGTCTGACTCAG CTGGACAGCAGAAACCCAAGAAAGCTATCGACCTTTTCGATGAAGACGATGAGGATGGAGACATATTCAGTGAGAAGTACAGTGCACCGGCTCCAGCTCAGAGCAAGAAGGAGGTAGCCGAAGAGCAGGTTAAACAACCTGAGAAAAAG aTGCCGGCAGGCGCCATCTCCATGTTTGGACCTGGGACTCAAAGCTTGCTCAGTGAGGGCTTGAAAAAACGCCAGCCGTCTACCAGCGAGGAGTCTGAGAAATCTGAGGAG AACGGGCCAGCTCCAGATGCTGTGAAGACTGTTGTCAAGCAGCCTCAGAAACCCCAGACCAGAGGCCTCTTCTCTGATGATGAAGACACACAG GAATCTCCAACCATCCCTAAGAGCCACTCTAAGCCTGAACCTACAAGCCAGGGCAAAACCAGCAAGGCTCCTTTGTCATTATTTAgtgatgaggaagaagag GATCTGTTTGCATCTGCAGCTAAATCTACAGCAAAACCTAATACAGCTAAAGCCTCCAAACCGCAGCCCAGTAAGACTGTGTCCAGCTCGCTCTTCAGTGATGATGAG GATCAGTGGTTGAGTTCTAATAGCAGTGTGGGGAAGCCAGAGGTCAAGACCCCAGGGATGAAGCCCAGTGCCAGTGCTCCCTCCAGTCTCCCCAGTGCCAAAATATCTAACAAAAGCAGCCTCTTTGATAACGATGACGGGGATGATGATGACCTGTTTGCTCCAACAACAACGTCAAG TCAGAAGAAGCCTCAAAGAGTTGCTCTTTTGTTTGAAGATGAGGGTGATGATGAAGATAAAGGATCCCTCTTTGGCATCAAACCTGCTGTcaacacaaacactgcagcCCCAGCTACTAAA TCATCCTCCCTGTTTGAGAAACCAGAGGAGGTTGTAGTATCTagaacagcagcagaggacaaGTCTTCAGAGCAGGAGAAGCCAGCAGCAAAGACTCCTGTGCCGCTCCCATCAGCGACCTCGCCAGACATCAGCGAAAGTAAAAAGAAGCCTGCCGGAGCAGTCAGCCTTTTTGGAGGCATCAATGTTCTTGCCAACAAGGAGACAAAGAGCCCGTTGGATGAAACTGGCAATGACGACAGCCCACCACCAAATGtcaagaaggaggagaagaaggacgacaaagtcaaaacaaacactgttagtctgtttgatgatgaggaggaagatgaatCAGACTGGAGTGATCCGATATTCACCCCCAGTAAACCTGCAGCAAGCAATGCGGTAAAG ACTTCAGAGGAGCGACCACAGGCAAAGAGCACAGGTGTTTTCCAGGACGAGGAGCTGCTGTTCAGTCAGACGCAGCAGAAGGACAATGACCCGGATGTTGATCTGTTTGCCACCTCAGGGAAAGCTGCG AGCTCCAAGCTCAGCTCAGCGAAGCCAGCATCACAAAGTCTGTTCGCAGATGACGACGAGGATGACCTCTTCAGCTCTGTCAAGCCAAAAGCTCCTCCTCCG AAAGTAGCAGAGAAGCCCAGTAAACCCACTGACAAAGCACCTCTAGCAAGTCCAGAACCTGTATCAGAGATTCAG AAACCTGCACCAAGCCCTGTAAAACCTAAAGATTCCTCATCAAGGATTGGGAAACTTCaa GCCAATCTGATGATCAACCCTGCCGCGTTGCTCCCTGGAGCTGCCCCCAGTATGCCAGGGACCATAAGTGTACTCCCTGGCATGGCCCCTAGTTCCTCTTCTGGGGTGTCCAGCTCCAGTCTGAGCCCCAGCCCCGTCACGACTCCTGTAGGATCCCAGGAAGGAGTGAGCTTTGACTCCCCAGTTCAGGTTACGACACTGCAGAGTGCACACAAG AGTCGTGCCAAAGGTTCTGTACAACGGAGACCCCAGTCCAGAGCAGCGAGGCAGCAAGCAGCCCAAAGATCTGTGAAGGACAGAGATGAGACCACGGGTGGAGATGATACTGGGCCAAACCCCAGTCTGTCTGGTTCAGTCTTACCTCCACCAGGGAAGCCCAGCAAGACGAGTCCCAGTCCGACACTAACTAACTCAGCTGCACCTGCAACCCTGCCCGCCTCCTCACCCTCTCAATCCTCTCTCCCTGAAAGCACCCCCAGACCCTCTGTACTGACACTGCCAGTATCCACAGATGCTGTAAAGAAAGACTCTAGTAaaagtaacagcagcagtacCAAGGTGCTGCTGTCTCCTGATGAGGATGACCTTTTTGGCTCCGACAGTCTGTTCGGGGTTACCTCAGTCACTAAAACAGCCTCCACCAGACAAACTACCAAGACTGCACAAGCTCAGGCCAGTAGTGGGGTGGGACTGAAGAAAGACAAAAGCACTCTCCCATCCATCTTtgatgataacactgatgaccTTTTCCAAAAGGTCAAACCAAGGGCAACTACTAAGAAAGCCAAGCCCTCAACGTTTTTGGAAGACGATGACGATGATGAGGACATCTTTGGAGTGAGCAACAGCTCCACTCCCACATCCACAAGTAGTAAAGAAATTGGCAGTAGTTTTTCAAAGCAGGACATCTTCCAG GATGAAGTAGCCGCTGTGCCTAAAGTTCACAAGAAGCACAAAGAGAAGACCCTTGATGCCAGCTTGTTCGATGACAACATAGACATTTTTGCTGACCTGACGGACACttcaaaaccaaaacagaagtccaaGACAAAGGGAGAGACCAAGTCAATATTTGATGATGACATGG ATGACATCTTTTCCCCAAGCACAGTAAAACCAGTCACGAAGGCTCCCCATAAATCAAAGAAAACCCCACCGTCTCAGGAGACCAGTACGGCAGCGGATTCAAGCAACATATTTGACGATCCACTTAACGCTCTTGGTGGGAACTGA
- the washc2c gene encoding WASH complex subunit 2 isoform X3: MSGLPEGIANGPSRSEHLDKDAQVWERPWTLEEMRQSSANWSLAADSGLFLFLQDFSQRMLSKTHDIEKQLDSLIRDTKATDSCLHSVFNDFLMLSNTQFIENRVYDEELEDAIPKADALDKQPEEKTREQKEAELIPKMQEAVNHGLRVLESAFEHLDIKAGNSDSEDEEVTDRVEAILEPKDLYVDRPLPYLIGSQAFMEQEDVGLGDLSSDEMSVDSDRDSVIESEDGKEEVHSDDDFNQEEDEGHNNIRKKSSMLSYDDDEEEEDEDSDIFGESDRDDDDEDTKNTGSSSFADELAARIKGEPVNKPEGDRASLASKKKSKSRKEPKPAKPQAAEEDSDDMFKPPKMDDNDDFSPFGGKSGLFSGGRGLFDDDDEGDLFSEAPKPPVSEEKKVRNESTKSTAQSAESDKPGKKIPAGAVSIFPDNSLFSSGNDSDSVGSKENGTPAPKTKQVPSGAGVGGGGGGLFDDEDEDDDFFSDKSLKKSDSAGQQKPKKAIDLFDEDDEDGDIFSEKYSAPAPAQSKKEVAEEQVKQPEKKMPAGAISMFGPGTQSLLSEGLKKRQPSTSEESEKSEENGPAPDAVKTVVKQPQKPQTRGLFSDDEDTQESPTIPKSHSKPEPTSQGKTSKAPLSLFSDEEEEDLFASAAKSTAKPNTAKASKPQPSKTVSSSLFSDDEDQWLSSNSSVGKPEVKTPGMKPSASAPSSLPSAKISNKSSLFDNDDGDDDDLFAPTTTSSQKKPQRVALLFEDEGDDEDKGSLFGIKPAVNTNTAAPATKSSSLFEKPEEVVVSRTAAEDKSSEQEKPAAKTPVPLPSATSPDISESKKKPAGAVSLFGGINVLANKETKSPLDETGNDDSPPPNVKKEEKKDDKVKTNTVSLFDDEEEDESDWSDPIFTPSKPAASNAVKTSEERPQAKSTGVFQDEELLFSQTQQKDNDPDVDLFATSGKAASSKLSSAKPASQSLFADDDEDDLFSSVKPKAPPPKVAEKPSKPTDKAPLASPEPVSEIQANLMINPAALLPGAAPSMPGTISVLPGMAPSSSSGVSSSSLSPSPVTTPVGSQEGVSFDSPVQVTTLQSAHKSRAKGSVQRRPQSRAARQQAAQRSVKDRDETTGGDDTGPNPSLSGSVLPPPGKPSKTSPSPTLTNSAAPATLPASSPSQSSLPESTPRPSVLTLPVSTDAVKKDSSKSNSSSTKVLLSPDEDDLFGSDSLFGVTSVTKTASTRQTTKTAQAQASSGVGLKKDKSTLPSIFDDNTDDLFQKVKPRATTKKAKPSTFLEDDDDDEDIFGVSNSSTPTSTSSKEIGSSFSKQDIFQDEVAAVPKVHKKHKEKTLDASLFDDNIDIFADLTDTSKPKQKSKTKGETKSIFDDDMDDIFSPSTVKPVTKAPHKSKKTPPSQETSTAADSSNIFDDPLNALGGN; this comes from the exons ATGAGCGGGTTGCCGGAGGGAATAGCAAATGGCCCAAGCAGAAGTGAACACTTAGACAAAGATGCTCAGGTTTGGGAGAGACCCTGGACTCTTGAAGAGATGCGGCAGAGCAGTGCCAACTGGTCCTTGGCAGCCGACTCTGGG CTTTTCCTGTTTCTCCAAGACTTCTCCCAGAGAATGCTGTCAAAGACACACGATATTGAAAAGCAGTTGGACAGTCTGATCCGTGACACCAAGGCCACAGATAGCTGCTTGCACTCTGTCTTCAATGACTTCCTCATGCTTTCCAATACACAGTTCATAGAAAAT AGAGTGTATGATGAAGAGTTAGAAGATGCTATTCCCAAGGCTGATGCTTTGGATAAGCAGCCTGAG GAGAAGACTCGTGAGCAGAAAGAGGCAGAGCTAATCCCTAAGATGCAGGAAGCTGTAAACCACGGTCTGAGAGTGCTGGAGTCGGCCTTTGAGCATCTGGACATCAAAGCGGGAAACTCTGACTCAGAGGACGAAGAGGTCACAGACAGAGTGGAGGCCATCCTGGAGCCCAAG GATCTTTATGTGGACAGGCCGCTTCCGTATCTGATTGGTTCCCAGGCCTTCATGGAACAAGAGGACGTTGGACTCGGTGACCTCTCAAGTGATG AAATGTCAGTcgacagtgacagagacagcGTCATTGAGAGTGAAGATGGCAAAGAAGAAGTT CATTCAGATGACGACTTTAatcaggaggaggatgaaggtcACAATAATATCAGGAAG AAGTCATCCATGTTGAGTTATgacgatgatgaagaggaggaggatgaggattcTGACATATTTGGAGAATCAGACAGGGATGACGATGATGAGGACACAAAG AACACAGGCTCATCGTCTTTTGCTGATGAGCTGGCAGCCCGAATCAAAGGCGAACCAGTCAACAAACCAGAAGGAGATCGCGCAT CATTGGCATCTAAGAAGAAAAGTAAAAGCAGGAAAGAACCAAAGCCTGCAAAGCCACAGG CAGCTGAAGAGgacagtgatgacatgtttaagCCACCGAAGATGGATGATAATGATGACTTCTCCCCATTTGGAGGGAAAAGTGGCCTCTTCAGTGGAGGGAGAGGCCTGTttgacgatgatgatgag GGCGATCTTTTCTCTGAGGCGCCAAAACCTCCTGTGTCCGAAGAGAAGAAGGTACGAAATGAAAGCACTAAAAGCACAGCTCAATCTGCAG AGTCTGACAAACCGGGAAAGAAGATTCCAGCAGGGGCCGTTTCAATATTTCCAG ATAATAGCCTGTTCAGTTCAGGGAATGACTCTGATTCAGTGGGGAGCAAGGAGAACGGGACTCCAGCCCCTAAGACCAAACAGGTTCCTTCAGGAGCTGGTGTTGGTGGAGGAGGCGGTGGGCTGtttgatgatgaggatgaggatgatgatttCTTCAGTGATAAAAGCCTGAAAAAGTCTGACTCAG CTGGACAGCAGAAACCCAAGAAAGCTATCGACCTTTTCGATGAAGACGATGAGGATGGAGACATATTCAGTGAGAAGTACAGTGCACCGGCTCCAGCTCAGAGCAAGAAGGAGGTAGCCGAAGAGCAGGTTAAACAACCTGAGAAAAAG aTGCCGGCAGGCGCCATCTCCATGTTTGGACCTGGGACTCAAAGCTTGCTCAGTGAGGGCTTGAAAAAACGCCAGCCGTCTACCAGCGAGGAGTCTGAGAAATCTGAGGAG AACGGGCCAGCTCCAGATGCTGTGAAGACTGTTGTCAAGCAGCCTCAGAAACCCCAGACCAGAGGCCTCTTCTCTGATGATGAAGACACACAG GAATCTCCAACCATCCCTAAGAGCCACTCTAAGCCTGAACCTACAAGCCAGGGCAAAACCAGCAAGGCTCCTTTGTCATTATTTAgtgatgaggaagaagag GATCTGTTTGCATCTGCAGCTAAATCTACAGCAAAACCTAATACAGCTAAAGCCTCCAAACCGCAGCCCAGTAAGACTGTGTCCAGCTCGCTCTTCAGTGATGATGAG GATCAGTGGTTGAGTTCTAATAGCAGTGTGGGGAAGCCAGAGGTCAAGACCCCAGGGATGAAGCCCAGTGCCAGTGCTCCCTCCAGTCTCCCCAGTGCCAAAATATCTAACAAAAGCAGCCTCTTTGATAACGATGACGGGGATGATGATGACCTGTTTGCTCCAACAACAACGTCAAG TCAGAAGAAGCCTCAAAGAGTTGCTCTTTTGTTTGAAGATGAGGGTGATGATGAAGATAAAGGATCCCTCTTTGGCATCAAACCTGCTGTcaacacaaacactgcagcCCCAGCTACTAAA TCATCCTCCCTGTTTGAGAAACCAGAGGAGGTTGTAGTATCTagaacagcagcagaggacaaGTCTTCAGAGCAGGAGAAGCCAGCAGCAAAGACTCCTGTGCCGCTCCCATCAGCGACCTCGCCAGACATCAGCGAAAGTAAAAAGAAGCCTGCCGGAGCAGTCAGCCTTTTTGGAGGCATCAATGTTCTTGCCAACAAGGAGACAAAGAGCCCGTTGGATGAAACTGGCAATGACGACAGCCCACCACCAAATGtcaagaaggaggagaagaaggacgacaaagtcaaaacaaacactgttagtctgtttgatgatgaggaggaagatgaatCAGACTGGAGTGATCCGATATTCACCCCCAGTAAACCTGCAGCAAGCAATGCGGTAAAG ACTTCAGAGGAGCGACCACAGGCAAAGAGCACAGGTGTTTTCCAGGACGAGGAGCTGCTGTTCAGTCAGACGCAGCAGAAGGACAATGACCCGGATGTTGATCTGTTTGCCACCTCAGGGAAAGCTGCG AGCTCCAAGCTCAGCTCAGCGAAGCCAGCATCACAAAGTCTGTTCGCAGATGACGACGAGGATGACCTCTTCAGCTCTGTCAAGCCAAAAGCTCCTCCTCCG AAAGTAGCAGAGAAGCCCAGTAAACCCACTGACAAAGCACCTCTAGCAAGTCCAGAACCTGTATCAGAGATTCAG GCCAATCTGATGATCAACCCTGCCGCGTTGCTCCCTGGAGCTGCCCCCAGTATGCCAGGGACCATAAGTGTACTCCCTGGCATGGCCCCTAGTTCCTCTTCTGGGGTGTCCAGCTCCAGTCTGAGCCCCAGCCCCGTCACGACTCCTGTAGGATCCCAGGAAGGAGTGAGCTTTGACTCCCCAGTTCAGGTTACGACACTGCAGAGTGCACACAAG AGTCGTGCCAAAGGTTCTGTACAACGGAGACCCCAGTCCAGAGCAGCGAGGCAGCAAGCAGCCCAAAGATCTGTGAAGGACAGAGATGAGACCACGGGTGGAGATGATACTGGGCCAAACCCCAGTCTGTCTGGTTCAGTCTTACCTCCACCAGGGAAGCCCAGCAAGACGAGTCCCAGTCCGACACTAACTAACTCAGCTGCACCTGCAACCCTGCCCGCCTCCTCACCCTCTCAATCCTCTCTCCCTGAAAGCACCCCCAGACCCTCTGTACTGACACTGCCAGTATCCACAGATGCTGTAAAGAAAGACTCTAGTAaaagtaacagcagcagtacCAAGGTGCTGCTGTCTCCTGATGAGGATGACCTTTTTGGCTCCGACAGTCTGTTCGGGGTTACCTCAGTCACTAAAACAGCCTCCACCAGACAAACTACCAAGACTGCACAAGCTCAGGCCAGTAGTGGGGTGGGACTGAAGAAAGACAAAAGCACTCTCCCATCCATCTTtgatgataacactgatgaccTTTTCCAAAAGGTCAAACCAAGGGCAACTACTAAGAAAGCCAAGCCCTCAACGTTTTTGGAAGACGATGACGATGATGAGGACATCTTTGGAGTGAGCAACAGCTCCACTCCCACATCCACAAGTAGTAAAGAAATTGGCAGTAGTTTTTCAAAGCAGGACATCTTCCAG GATGAAGTAGCCGCTGTGCCTAAAGTTCACAAGAAGCACAAAGAGAAGACCCTTGATGCCAGCTTGTTCGATGACAACATAGACATTTTTGCTGACCTGACGGACACttcaaaaccaaaacagaagtccaaGACAAAGGGAGAGACCAAGTCAATATTTGATGATGACATGG ATGACATCTTTTCCCCAAGCACAGTAAAACCAGTCACGAAGGCTCCCCATAAATCAAAGAAAACCCCACCGTCTCAGGAGACCAGTACGGCAGCGGATTCAAGCAACATATTTGACGATCCACTTAACGCTCTTGGTGGGAACTGA